Proteins from one Telopea speciosissima isolate NSW1024214 ecotype Mountain lineage chromosome 1, Tspe_v1, whole genome shotgun sequence genomic window:
- the LOC122671666 gene encoding nucleoside diphosphate kinase 1 — MEQTFIMIKPDGVQRGLVGEIIGRFEKKGFTLKGLKLITVDRPFAEKHYEDLSAKPFFNGLVEYIISGPVVAMIWEGKNVVTTGRKIIGATNPSESAPGTIRGDFAVEIGRNVIHGSDAVESARKEIALWFPDGPVNWQSSLHHWICE; from the exons atggagCAGACATTCATCATGATCAAGCCCGATGGTGTCCAAAGAGGCCTG GTTGGTGAGATTATTGGCAGATTTGAGAAGAAGGGTTTCACGTTGAAAG GTTTGAAGTTGATCACCGTGGATCGCCCTTTTGCCGAGAAGCACTATGAGGATCTCTCTGCCAAGCCATTCTTCAATGGGCTTGTTGAGTACATTATTTCTGGTCCAGTAGTTGCTATGATCTGGGAAGGTAAGAATGTCGTCACCACTGGTCGCAAGATAATTGGAGCCACTAACCCCTCTGAGTCTGCCCCTGGCACCATCCGTGGTGATTTTGCTGTTGAAATTGGCAG GAATGTCATTCATGGAAGTGATGCTGTTGAGAGTGCGAGAAAAGAGATTGCATTGTGGTTCCCTGATGGCCCTGTAAACTGGCAGAGCAGCCTTCACCACTGGATCTGCGAGTAA